One Halosegnis longus DNA window includes the following coding sequences:
- a CDS encoding PrsW family intramembrane metalloprotease translates to MGDSSAGDPVGEQFGDEDLYDVAEWDQRSLLDTLAVKTHGAVRWGGKGLLILTALLLLVAQVGVIGYAIYRNPAIGGLTLLSVVPALGLAGFVWYHDETMREPWWPLAVTFILAILFASFAATVNTALSPLFDGIQFGMVLFFFLVVGPGEEFVKWLAIRVYAFDRSAFNAVIDGAVYGAVAGLGFATVENALYIVQGVIRANALTGPGTVEAGFQTAYARAFVGPGHVIYSAFAGYYLGLAKFNPEDAGPIVVKGLLIAAAIHATYNSIVTYVSFPGITFLLFILVYDGVFGYILYRKLSRYNSYYTRVTDEDDEPTVEPAITRIDDV, encoded by the coding sequence ATGGGAGATTCGAGCGCGGGCGACCCCGTCGGGGAACAGTTCGGCGACGAGGACCTCTATGACGTAGCCGAGTGGGACCAGCGGAGCCTGCTCGATACGCTGGCGGTGAAGACGCACGGCGCAGTCCGGTGGGGCGGGAAGGGACTGCTCATCCTCACGGCGCTGCTCCTGTTGGTCGCGCAGGTGGGCGTCATCGGCTACGCCATCTACCGGAATCCGGCGATCGGAGGGTTGACGCTGCTGTCGGTGGTGCCGGCGCTCGGGCTGGCCGGCTTCGTCTGGTACCACGACGAGACGATGCGGGAACCGTGGTGGCCACTCGCGGTCACGTTCATCCTCGCTATCCTGTTTGCCTCCTTCGCCGCGACGGTGAACACGGCGCTCAGCCCGCTGTTCGACGGGATTCAGTTCGGGATGGTGCTCTTCTTCTTCCTCGTCGTCGGTCCCGGCGAGGAGTTCGTCAAGTGGCTCGCCATCCGGGTGTACGCGTTCGACCGCTCGGCGTTCAACGCCGTCATCGACGGCGCGGTGTACGGAGCCGTCGCGGGGCTCGGCTTCGCCACCGTCGAGAACGCGCTGTACATCGTGCAGGGCGTCATCCGCGCGAACGCGCTCACCGGCCCGGGCACCGTCGAGGCGGGCTTCCAGACGGCCTACGCCCGCGCGTTCGTCGGTCCCGGCCACGTCATCTACTCCGCCTTCGCCGGCTACTATCTCGGGCTCGCGAAGTTCAATCCCGAGGACGCCGGACCCATCGTCGTGAAGGGGCTGCTCATCGCCGCGGCCATCCACGCGACGTACAACAGCATCGTCACCTACGTCTCCTTCCCGGGGATTACCTTCCTGCTCTTCATCCTCGTCTACGACGGCGTCTTCGGCTACATCCTCTACCGGAAGCTCAGCCGCTACAACAGCTACTACACACGCGTGACCGACGAGGACGACGAGCCGACCGTCGAGCCGGCCATCACGCGCATCGACGACGTCTAA
- a CDS encoding aldo/keto reductase: MEYTQLGNTGTAVTEISFGTWRFGRETDDGYEVDKRQAHKLLDAYADAGGNFIDTADVYGGGLSEEWIGDWLADHDREDFVIASKVYWPTREDDPNGRGLSRKHIRRQIDRILDRLGTEYIDVLYIHRWDDATPAEELMRTLDGLVRSGKVNHLGTSTMEPNAWRIAQANEIAQREGYEPFTVAQPRYSLVTKEVEYDYVDALAEYDIGMCPWSPLGGGFLSGKYTRDEIPDGTRGAESDRFEDRYLTEENFDVLDEVRAVADEEDASPVQVAIAWLLEQETMTAPIIGARTVDQLEENLGATEVDLSEEQVERLGEAKDAPSLV; the protein is encoded by the coding sequence ATGGAGTACACCCAACTCGGCAACACCGGGACGGCGGTGACGGAGATTTCCTTCGGGACGTGGCGGTTCGGCCGCGAGACGGACGACGGCTACGAGGTCGACAAACGGCAGGCGCACAAACTGCTCGACGCGTACGCCGACGCCGGCGGCAACTTCATCGACACCGCCGACGTGTACGGCGGCGGCCTGAGCGAAGAGTGGATCGGCGACTGGCTCGCCGACCACGACCGCGAGGATTTCGTCATCGCCTCGAAGGTGTACTGGCCCACCCGCGAGGACGACCCGAACGGGCGGGGACTCTCCCGGAAACACATCCGCCGACAGATCGACAGAATTCTCGACCGGCTCGGTACGGAGTACATCGACGTGCTCTACATCCACCGCTGGGACGACGCCACGCCCGCCGAGGAGCTGATGCGCACCCTCGATGGACTCGTGCGGTCGGGGAAGGTGAACCACCTCGGCACCTCGACGATGGAGCCGAACGCGTGGCGCATCGCCCAGGCGAACGAAATCGCACAGCGCGAGGGGTACGAGCCGTTCACGGTCGCTCAGCCGCGCTACAGCCTCGTCACGAAGGAGGTGGAGTACGACTACGTCGACGCGCTCGCCGAGTACGACATCGGGATGTGTCCGTGGTCGCCACTCGGCGGCGGCTTCCTCTCCGGGAAGTACACGCGCGATGAGATTCCCGACGGGACCCGCGGCGCGGAGAGCGACCGGTTCGAGGACCGCTACCTGACAGAGGAGAACTTCGACGTACTCGACGAGGTACGGGCCGTCGCCGACGAGGAGGACGCCTCGCCGGTGCAGGTGGCCATCGCGTGGCTGCTGGAACAGGAGACGATGACCGCCCCCATCATCGGGGCGCGCACGGTCGATCAGCTGGAAGAGAATCTCGGCGCGACCGAGGTCGACCTCTCGGAAGAACAGGTCGAGCGGCTGGGCGAGGCGAAGGACGCCCCGTCGTTAGTTTAG